One genomic segment of Pyruvatibacter mobilis includes these proteins:
- a CDS encoding MaoC family dehydratase: MWFEDFKIGSKMELGSYTFTEEEIIRFARKYDPQPFHVDPEAAKNGPYGGLIASGWHTSATWMKLMIALRQSTPRPAEDDSPQGGPSPGFFDMRWPNPVRAGDTITYSAECVELVPLKSRPEWGIVRHRNEGFNQDGKMVFHFIGQGLMPRRDPGEDL, from the coding sequence ATGTGGTTTGAAGATTTCAAGATCGGCTCGAAGATGGAGCTTGGCTCCTACACCTTCACGGAAGAAGAGATCATCCGTTTCGCCAGGAAATATGATCCCCAGCCCTTCCACGTAGACCCCGAAGCCGCCAAGAACGGCCCCTATGGCGGTCTCATCGCCTCCGGATGGCATACCAGCGCCACCTGGATGAAACTGATGATCGCCCTGCGCCAGTCCACCCCGCGCCCGGCTGAAGACGACAGCCCGCAGGGCGGCCCCTCCCCCGGCTTTTTCGACATGCGCTGGCCCAATCCCGTCCGCGCAGGCGACACCATCACCTATTCCGCTGAATGCGTGGAACTCGTCCCCCTCAAGTCGCGCCCCGAATGGGGCATCGTGCGCCATCGCAATGAGGGCTTTAATCAGGACGGTAAAATGGTGTTCCATTTCATCGGGCAGGGCCTGATGCCCCGCCGCGATCCGGGTGAGGACCTCTAG
- the pth gene encoding aminoacyl-tRNA hydrolase produces MILIAGLGNPGPKYQNHRHNIGFMAVDEIARAHGFGPWRARFHGEVAEGRIGSEKILLLKPATFMNESGVAVSEAANFYKLGPNEVYVIYDEIDLAPAKIRVKAGGGAAGHNGIRSIAAHYGKDFIRVRLGVGHPGDKNRVPGYVLHDFAKAELPWVDALIRAVSNALPDLVQARDSEFMNRVALDMREQGFAEKPAKKKTDTKAAAAVPGSKSGDDT; encoded by the coding sequence ATGATCCTCATTGCCGGGCTCGGCAATCCCGGGCCGAAATACCAGAACCACCGACACAATATCGGCTTCATGGCCGTGGACGAGATCGCCCGCGCGCACGGCTTCGGCCCGTGGCGCGCCCGCTTCCATGGCGAGGTCGCCGAGGGGCGCATCGGCAGCGAAAAAATCCTGCTGCTCAAGCCGGCAACCTTCATGAATGAAAGCGGCGTTGCCGTTTCCGAAGCCGCCAATTTCTACAAGCTCGGCCCCAACGAGGTGTACGTCATCTATGACGAGATTGATCTCGCACCTGCGAAGATCCGCGTGAAGGCCGGCGGCGGCGCCGCAGGACACAACGGCATCCGCTCTATTGCAGCGCACTATGGCAAGGACTTCATACGCGTCCGTCTCGGCGTCGGCCACCCCGGCGACAAGAACCGCGTGCCCGGCTATGTGCTGCATGACTTCGCCAAAGCGGAGCTTCCCTGGGTAGACGCGCTGATCCGCGCGGTCAGCAATGCACTTCCGGACCTTGTGCAGGCGCGCGATTCCGAGTTCATGAACAGGGTAGCGCTCGACATGCGTGAGCAGGGCTTTGCCGAAAAGCCCGCGAAGAAAAAGACTGACACCAAGGCTGCCGCGGCAGTGCCTGGCAGCAAATCCGGAGACGATACCTGA
- the ychF gene encoding redox-regulated ATPase YchF, with amino-acid sequence MGFKCGIVGLPNVGKSTLFNALTKTAAAQAANYPFCTIEPNVGEVAVPEPRLFKLADIATSKEVIPARLTFVDIAGLVKGASQGEGLGNQFLANIREVDAIAYVLRCFEDDDITHVEGRIDPTADADVVETELMLADLDSLERRIAPLEKKAKSGEKEAKAQVALMEKALVLLRDGKPARLADISEDEEQEWKKLQLLTSKPVLYVCNVDEASAATGNDFSKAVAARAEAEGAAFVVISAKIEAELAQLDDEEAAEYLESLELEEPGLNRLIRSGYGLLGLCTYFTAGPKEARAWTIRAGTRAPQAAGVIHTDFEKGFIRAETIGYEDYVSLGGETQAREAGKMRLEGKDYIVQDGDVLHFRFAN; translated from the coding sequence ATGGGGTTCAAGTGCGGCATTGTGGGGCTTCCCAATGTGGGCAAGTCGACGCTGTTCAATGCGTTGACCAAGACGGCGGCAGCCCAGGCGGCCAACTACCCCTTCTGCACCATCGAGCCGAATGTGGGTGAGGTCGCGGTCCCCGAGCCGCGCCTGTTCAAGCTGGCGGACATTGCCACCTCCAAGGAAGTGATCCCCGCCCGCCTCACTTTCGTGGACATTGCCGGTCTGGTGAAGGGCGCAAGCCAGGGCGAAGGCCTCGGCAACCAGTTCCTCGCCAATATCCGCGAAGTGGACGCCATCGCCTATGTGCTGCGCTGCTTCGAGGATGACGACATCACCCATGTGGAAGGCCGCATCGACCCCACAGCCGATGCCGACGTGGTGGAAACCGAACTGATGCTGGCCGATCTCGACAGCCTTGAGCGCCGCATCGCCCCCCTCGAAAAGAAAGCCAAGTCCGGCGAGAAGGAAGCCAAGGCGCAGGTGGCGCTGATGGAAAAGGCGCTGGTGCTGCTGCGCGACGGCAAGCCCGCCCGCCTCGCCGACATCTCCGAGGACGAAGAGCAGGAGTGGAAGAAGCTCCAGCTGCTCACCTCCAAGCCGGTTCTGTACGTCTGCAACGTGGACGAGGCCTCAGCCGCCACCGGCAACGACTTCTCCAAGGCCGTTGCCGCCCGCGCCGAAGCGGAAGGGGCGGCCTTCGTCGTCATCTCCGCCAAGATCGAGGCCGAACTGGCCCAGCTCGATGACGAGGAAGCGGCCGAATATCTTGAATCCCTGGAGCTGGAAGAGCCCGGCCTCAACCGCCTCATCCGCTCCGGCTACGGGCTTCTGGGCCTGTGCACCTATTTCACCGCCGGGCCCAAGGAGGCCCGCGCCTGGACGATCCGCGCCGGCACCCGCGCGCCCCAGGCCGCCGGCGTGATCCACACCGATTTCGAGAAGGGCTTTATCCGTGCCGAGACGATAGGATACGAAGATTACGTATCCCTCGGCGGCGAGACTCAGGCCCGTGAAGCAGGCAAGATGCGTCTTGAGGGCAAGGACTACATTGTCCAGGACGGCGACGTGCTTCATTTCAGGTTCGCCAATTAG
- a CDS encoding MaoC family dehydratase, producing MTTTPELYWEDFPVGEEVTFGSYLVQKEEMIDFASEFDPQPFHLNEEIAKTSLLGGLATSGWQNCAIAMRIMWDGYLHKSASMGAPGVEEVRWRKPVYAGDVLSMTRKTLESRRSKSRPGMGLVRFMWEMYNQNGELKMTMEGWAMFECRTKEAAEA from the coding sequence ATGACAACCACACCGGAGCTTTACTGGGAGGATTTCCCGGTTGGGGAGGAAGTCACATTCGGCTCCTACCTCGTTCAGAAGGAAGAGATGATCGACTTCGCCAGCGAGTTCGATCCGCAGCCTTTCCATCTCAACGAAGAGATCGCCAAGACGTCCCTGCTCGGCGGCCTCGCCACCTCCGGCTGGCAGAACTGCGCCATCGCCATGCGCATCATGTGGGACGGCTATCTGCACAAATCCGCCTCCATGGGCGCCCCCGGCGTGGAAGAAGTGCGCTGGCGCAAGCCGGTCTATGCGGGCGACGTGCTCTCCATGACGCGCAAGACGCTCGAAAGCCGCCGCTCCAAGTCGCGCCCGGGCATGGGCCTCGTCCGCTTCATGTGGGAGATGTACAACCAGAACGGCGAACTCAAGATGACCATGGAAGGCTGGGCCATGTTCGAGTGCCGCACAAAAGAAGCTGCGGAGGCCTAG